TACTTGTAGGTCTTGCACAAAGTGCATTATTATTAGGATTATCTTTCCTCCACATATCAGGCAAACTGCTGCGCACGAACACATCTTATCGTACCTGATATGTTCTCCTTTACACTTGCAGGGGTTGCGGTGTGctagctggattgagtttcgatcgaaaaaataaACGCAACGCAAAATACATCTCATATCTCTTAAGCGTATTATTCCGTAATTATCTTCCTGCCTGGTTAAAAGATGACCGACGCACGCAACACGCGGCTAGTCGAACCGGATGATAGTCGAGGAACATATGTTAAATCTGAACACCACACGTCCAGTGTCAATGGACAGTGTGCTAGCGATAAGCTTACTTAAATACAAAACTAAGGATCGATAAATAGGACCGGCTGATGGATAGGGTAGCACACACTACGTAGAAGCGGCACGGTGCATCATGAACCAGCCTGTTGCTCATTAACGCCCTGCTTAACTATTCTCGCTAACTGCTAAAGGAACACATCGTTTCACATTTACATGTATATATATTATCTCTTCCTTGCCTGTTGCTTAACTTATAGTATAAAATTAgaggaaaaacagaaaaaaaatcggcTTCCATGGCGGCCCTTCTTCCTGCGCATAACTTCCCCGCAAGAACCTGTCTTCAGTTGCGCAAGCGACGTAGCGATCGCGCGCATCGGTTACATGTTGCTGAACACAATTTTCCCGGTTTGCATGTAGTATGTTCTTTAGAACTgttatgacttttttttaaatgcttctCCCGTATCTAACGAAACTAGGTTGGAGAttgtaatattattttttgcatttatgTCGTTTCTATTGATTGTACGCAAAACGTGTGTTTCATATAATGTatatcaatataaaaaaaaccctcctaTCTGCGAACAAGAAAGGAAATCTAAATTGCACTATCCTTATTCCACTGgcttgttgctgctgtacacgactgtttttttgttttagttaaaGTTATTTTGAACGTGTTTGCCATTGGCGAAACACTGGCTGTGAATTGGCTattatattgatatttttgCAAGTAAAGTCTATTGAGTCTTTGTTGGCATTTGTTTGGGGTGTATATGACTGTATATGAAGGATAATCGATCGGTTGGGCATGGTCGTGAAACAGAGGAACGACCATTCTAGTGACAGAGTAAGCATAAAAGTTAGTTTAAAAATGAATTCGACAGTGAGCTCGTGCGTACCCATCATCCTACGAGGCCCGGAGCTTATTTTACACGTTGCGTGGTTTGAAAAGAGGAAAGTGCGATTAGGAAAGTGCTGCTGGAGGGGCATTTTGGACTGTtgtggaaaataaatattaaagcTTGTATGATCATATATTCCGTACGTACTACATAAGAGGGgtttacttttttgtcgtttttacGCTGTCTGTAAAGCAAGCGTTAGGTGTCTCGTAGGATAGATAGGTGAGCAATTTCTTCGGTTTCATGATCATGCCCgatccgatcgatcgatcgactcTTCGTCTGGGTGGGAATGGATAAAATAAATagcttcctctttctctctctctctctgtgcttCTTCCGTAAACGcgaatgaaatgaatattGTGTGGTGCGTAAAGCACGCACATAAAATGGCAGTTAGTGTTAGTATATGATTCCTTCTCTTCTTGCTCTTTCGCGGTTTCTCTGCTCGTCTCTTATCCTACAGGCTGCTCGATGGGCTACGCACTGGAGGGTGGTTTTAATTTGCCCCGCCTTCGCATGTACTCGCGCCGGATCGGGCTCAGCCGAACCTCGAGAATGTTGTTCACCTTCTCCACGATCTGTTCGGCCGCATCGGGCGTCGCTTCGATATCGTAGTGCTTAAAACTTACCGGTCCGTCGGCCTCACCGCTCACGACATTGCCGGTACAGTACACCAACCGCAGCACCGCCTTCGAGTGTTTCCGCTCCACGATGGTACAGGCGGCTACGGAGTCCATCGTGTGGCAGGCCGGCTTTTGGCGGTTCCAGAACTTGCCCGGATTGTTCGGTATGGGATCAATTTCGAACCGATCGCCCGAGATGCCCAGCTGCACCTCGGTCTTGAGGCGTGATTTGTGGAGGATTTGCACCTGAAACGTACGGTAGAGGGGGGCCTCAATTTTAGACGTGTGCCCTTTGATCCGATCAAGATCTTCTTTCTGCTGGTTGCTAATGCGCTGCGAAGTGGTCATCGATTCGGGTGGTTCCGATTTCTGTGTACTCGAACCGGTTCCACCTGCCTgttccggctgttgcttgatcGGTTTCGTTAACGGTGCCGTTGTGGTGGCGTTCGGGGCCGTGGCCGAGGTGGGAGTAGTTAGACTCGTGCTGCGCTCCGTACTAAATGCTTCAAATCGAAGCGACTGTCCGCTAGAGGTGGTGGGCAGCGGCTGATGGCTTGCACTGCTCGACAGCCGCCGTTCGGCCATAACGAGATGCGTGAAACGAAACTTCGAGCACGGTTCGTTCACATCTAGCGGCGGGAAATCCAAATCCAGCTCACCGTCTTCCTCCGTCATGTACAGGCCGTAGTGACGTACGGGGCGCAACTCTACGGCCGGGTTCGCGATCGTACACTTGTAGCAAATCAGCCCTATAAACTCCTGTATCTTGGCAGTGGCTAGTACGCAGACCGGCAACGGAAAGGCACGCTGCTCTTCCGGAAGAGCGGGAACGAATACTTTGAACGTGCGCACCGGCACCTCGATGTGGCCCGTGCCGTCGAACTTGGCGTACTCGAGAAATTGGTTCTGCGGCAGCGCGGGCAACGTGCTCAACTGTTCGCTGAGCGTCGAGCTTAGTCGCTTTCGTGGCGATTCGCTTGGCAGCGAGACCCGCCGGCTAAACAATAGGCTGATttcatcctcctcctcttccggCTGCAGCACGGAGCTGTCGTCCAGCTTTACACTTCGTATCTGTGACGCTTTGCGTCGTGCAATTTCGAGCTTTTCCAGCTTCTGGGCCGTGTTCGATCGCTGCCGGTGAAACCCACTCTCCTGGTCCATCTGTATTTCGTACGATTGGGACAGTGTGTCGGCATCCTCCTCATCCGTATCGTCCAGCCCGGGGTAGGAAAAGAAGTACTCATAATCCACTCCGAACCGGGCCTGCATTTGTTGCTTGATTGGATCGATGCCGGGCCCATCGCTGTCTTCATCTGGCGCGGTCGTTTCTGGCTGGGACTGGGGTTGGTTTGTCGTTTCCGCCACGCGTGCTTGCGATTCCCGAAACCGTTTCGCCAGCTGCAGCGGGATGTcctccatcaccatcaccgttTCGCTGACGCCCGTATCGTCGGTGGAGATGAAGGAGTTCCGGATGTGCGACAGCAACCAGTGGGCATTGTTGTACGTCGCCATGctagaaaaaaatggaacgagGCGAACTACGTTACTGGCTGCAAACAGCGCAACACGTGCACGTGCGGGGATGCAAGAGCCTGGGACCACTATCAACGGCCGGCGGCAGTAAGCCGCACCACGGCGCCTACCTTTTCAGCCAATAATGATTCTTGGGTTGGTTAGTTTTCTTGCTCGTGCACCACACGCACGGTGGAAGCACAAAGGTGAAGAAGACACTGCGATCGCGACGACGCACCGTCTTCCGTGATTATCTAAGTTTAGCCCTCATCGTGGTGCTCTCATTTCCAATTTTGATAGGGTGGTGCTGCTGACcgttgatggtggtggcggagCCGGTTGAAGGATGGTATTTAGTGCACGCAATACAAACCCAGAAACAACTTTCGCACTGGTAGGAACTGCACGATCCAACATTCCCCACGCATCGTCGCCATCCTGCGCTTAGGCATCTTCCCCCGGGCAGAAGGCGTAAGACCAAGGGGATTGTTTTTGCCGTGGCTTAGCCATGACTGTATATTGCAGTGAACAATGCGACAAAAACACCCAGGGCAGAGCAGCAGAACACTGTAGAATGGGAAGAATGGACGAGATGCAGTAAAAAATGCGTAAAATTACACCGAACTAGTGATGCCGAAACAGCCAGCGCTAAAAAACAACATTGACCACCATGTTTGGTAAGTTTGACGTTTGACAGAGAGCATTCGAGCAgatttgtgtgctttttttctcgtcGCGTGATTCGAGCCGAAGagggaaattttaaaatggaaTTCAACAAAACCGATGTAATTAaacagtaaataaaacaaaatcgattATTTAACACATGGATAAAGACACGTTGAAACAACTTGTTCAATTCATAttgtaataaatatttcaaatttatcAGCAACCTATTTCGTGCAGAACCTTACAACAGCACACTGATTGACATTGGTTCACAAGGCGTACTAtcagaagaaaacaacaacacgcaaAAGCAAACTCATCAAATGCCGACGAAAATCTCCAAAACCGTACACAAATCAGTCAGGCCAGTGTTTTAGCAAGCAATTTACGCATTTAGATGAAGACAATCCCCCGGAACTGCTGTGATTAGGACAATCATTCATTCGAACAATGGAGGCACCGTTTGGAGGTACGATTTGTGTTGTTTCTACCGCGATTCGCTTCCTTCGCTTCCCGAAGTTTCGTTCCCAATTTTCACTTTCGATTTCATTATTTACAGGGCGTGATGTGCTTGATCTTTCGCTGGAAGATGATTACCTATCTCCCGCAATGTTCGATAGTGTTCCGCTCTGTGCGGGTTTTAGTGATTTTACCTCGAGTGCCAACGCTATCCCGCAAACACACCCATCGACCACCACCTGGAACACGGTGAACGAGTGCGCATTGGATGAATTGGACAACCACAACTATGGTGCGGGAATGATCAATCCCGACGACTTTCTGAACGATGTTTCGTACGACTCGTTACATTCACCATCCAATCGAGACACACCTTCGCCGTCCGATAGCCAGCAGAGCTACGATTCGGTACCGTCTTCAGGTGGCTTCGATGGCTGCCACGTCGTGCCAATGCATTTGGACAGTCCGCCAATCTCACCGCAAACACCGGCCAGCCCGGCAGATGGAACGGGCACGATGAAGCCTGTTACGGAGCTGCGACAACTAAAAATCGTTCCTAAGAATGCTAATTCCCTCTCGAACGTGACGAAAACAATCACCAAGAAAACGATCGTCCTGTCAGCGAAAGACTATCGCGCTCTGCTGGCCAACATGCAACGCCAGCCAACGAATAACACGATTATATTAAAGGCCACACCAACCAACAAGCTGCCCATTGCATCGGCAGTGAAAACGATTCCCCGTGCTACACCAGCGGTGGAAACGCCGAAGCAGGAGAAACCCTTTGTATTACCAAAACCGGCAACACCGTCGATGGGGGTTGATTTGAAATGTGAAATTAAACCACCGGCTGCTATCAAACAAGAACCAATCTCATCGCCAGTTAGTCCGCTAACCGTACCGATGATGCTGGCAGCCGGAAACAGCCTATCGGAACGAACGTTTGACGAAAGGCTGCTTAAAAAGCATCAGCGTATGATAAAAAATCGTCAATCGGCTCTCGAATCGcggcagaagaagaaagagtATGTGACCTCACTTGAGGAGCGTTTGGATGTGCTGTCGAAAGAGAACAACCTGCTAAGGATGGTATGTATTGAACGAAAACGGTGTATTTAGTCATTTACCTAACGCTTTCGAAATTATCTTTCTGTAGGAAAACGCAAACCTGCTGGAAAGGTTAAAAATGCGTTGCACTTGTGCAGCCAATACCCTGCTG
This sequence is a window from Anopheles merus strain MAF chromosome 3R, AmerM5.1, whole genome shotgun sequence. Protein-coding genes within it:
- the LOC121597116 gene encoding stress-activated map kinase-interacting protein 1-like isoform X1; translated protein: MLDRAVPTSAKVVSGMATYNNAHWLLSHIRNSFISTDDTGVSETVMVMEDIPLQLAKRFRESQARVAETTNQPQSQPETTAPDEDSDGPGIDPIKQQMQARFGVDYEYFFSYPGLDDTDEEDADTLSQSYEIQMDQESGFHRQRSNTAQKLEKLEIARRKASQIRSVKLDDSSVLQPEEEEDEISLLFSRRVSLPSESPRKRLSSTLSEQLSTLPALPQNQFLEYAKFDGTGHIEVPVRTFKVFVPALPEEQRAFPLPVCVLATAKIQEFIGLICYKCTIANPAVELRPVRHYGLYMTEEDGELDLDFPPLDVNEPCSKFRFTHLVMAERRLSSSASHQPLPTTSSGQSLRFEAFSTERSTSLTTPTSATAPNATTTAPLTKPIKQQPEQAGGTGSSTQKSEPPESMTTSQRISNQQKEDLDRIKGHTSKIEAPLYRTFQVQILHKSRLKTEVQLGISGDRFEIDPIPNNPGKFWNRQKPACHTMDSVAACTIVERKHSKAVLRLVYCTGNVVSGEADGPVSFKHYDIEATPDAAEQIVEKVNNILEVRLSPIRREYMRRRGKLKPPSSA
- the LOC121597116 gene encoding stress-activated map kinase-interacting protein 1-like isoform X2: MATYNNAHWLLSHIRNSFISTDDTGVSETVMVMEDIPLQLAKRFRESQARVAETTNQPQSQPETTAPDEDSDGPGIDPIKQQMQARFGVDYEYFFSYPGLDDTDEEDADTLSQSYEIQMDQESGFHRQRSNTAQKLEKLEIARRKASQIRSVKLDDSSVLQPEEEEDEISLLFSRRVSLPSESPRKRLSSTLSEQLSTLPALPQNQFLEYAKFDGTGHIEVPVRTFKVFVPALPEEQRAFPLPVCVLATAKIQEFIGLICYKCTIANPAVELRPVRHYGLYMTEEDGELDLDFPPLDVNEPCSKFRFTHLVMAERRLSSSASHQPLPTTSSGQSLRFEAFSTERSTSLTTPTSATAPNATTTAPLTKPIKQQPEQAGGTGSSTQKSEPPESMTTSQRISNQQKEDLDRIKGHTSKIEAPLYRTFQVQILHKSRLKTEVQLGISGDRFEIDPIPNNPGKFWNRQKPACHTMDSVAACTIVERKHSKAVLRLVYCTGNVVSGEADGPVSFKHYDIEATPDAAEQIVEKVNNILEVRLSPIRREYMRRRGKLKPPSSA